The following DNA comes from Podarcis raffonei isolate rPodRaf1 chromosome 10, rPodRaf1.pri, whole genome shotgun sequence.
ATGCTTCCACATCctgttctggggttctcctgTTTCCACCCCCCCAGCAAGTTTTAGGGGGCATGAGGGGAAGAATGTCCTACTGCAGAATTCTGTGTGCAGGCTTCCTCTGATTTCACTCaggtgaatcctgcccattgTCATTAACACcaccacttttttggggggtggggcatatcagcatagctgtcaacttttccctttttttgtgaggaatcctattcagaataagggaatttccctttaaaaaagggaaaagttgatagctatgcatATCAGTCACCTAAAACACTTTGTAGGCCCATCACTGATTGGCGGCAAAGAGGACGCTCCTCTACCACGCTTGCCTTAAATGcggcaagccacaccccctgagccagccTCCGCGCGAGTGTTGGGGGcatgagcccgcaacaccacctcctcctgaggtcggaagtggctttgtggtCTAGGGCCAGAGTGCTGGACTGCCACCCCACTCCTATGTATGAAGAaaatatggacaaatctgtccatttcattcttccaagtttctcattttcccaatcttaaattaagttcttaataataataataataataataccccacccatctggctgggtttcctcagtcactctgggcggcttacaacatatctaaaaacatcatCAAaaaatcaagcattaaaaacctcctgatacagaactgccttcagatgtcttctaaaagttctatagttcttcatctccttgacatcagaaggaagggtgtttcacagggagggcgccactactgagaactATTTCTGCAACCATTTGcaattttcttttatatataaataaaattctcATGAATATTTGTTGGTACTCCATAGGGTTTGCATGACACTTTCAGGAGCGCCATCACAGCAACCCAGGCACAAGGATCCATAGGGCATGCAGTTTCCCATGCATCCTGTAGATCTTACTTGGATACCAAAGTTCTGATAGTGAGGCATTGCCATTGTGAGGCCTTGCTACCACCAGGGCTTTGCTTCATTTTAAGTGTGGGGCTCATAGGAAATGGGATTCGGGAGACCTCAAGGAGTGGTCACCCTCTGATGACATCATCAGGAGAGTGATTTCTCATTAGCTCAGAATGGAGGCCACCTTAATTCATGCCTagattgaaatgagcccaaattAAGTAACTTTGGTTGAGCCCACTGCAAATTGAGTCACATGTCTCTATTCATGGTAGTGGTCATCATTTGGTCATATTACTTATGCTATGGGATGAAAATGTCTTGTTTGGTTCTCAGGATTCATTTGAAGGATAGGAAAACTACTCAGGCTTTTCAGGTCCTATGCCTCATTCAAAATTTGCCTTGTGCCTCATTCAAAGCCTTATGGCAAATATTAGGGTTTTATTGGGCAGGCTCCTCAACTCTCTCTTCTCCCAGGGGACAGATTCAACTGATGTGAGAATGTCAAGTACTTTGTGCTTTGTTATGAAATACAAAGAAaccattaactttttttttttgacaaagtGACTGGGGACTTGCTGAAGTGACAAGTTGCTGATACTGTGTTTCATTGTAAATGGCAATGGAGGAATTGAATGCAGCAGAATCTGACATCCCTGGAGTCGTTGGCTTACAGCAAGGAAGAAATATAGCATCATATCTTCAAAACTGTCTGACTCAGGAAGGTCTTGGAATGGCTGCATCGCTACATGAGGGAGGGGAAAACTTTTGAGAAAGAAAGGGTTGCTGAACCCCAAGATCAGTTAATTTTAGCAAAGAACTAGCTCTGATCTTATACAGTTTGATCATATATAAGTGGTTAAGCAGGGGAATCTCAGACTTGCCTCAAGGTTTGTATTAAGTAGAGTACAGCAAGGATGCAGTTACCCAGTGGCATAGCACAGAGGCGgctgccccaggcacaaaattgttaggggtacAAAATTTTGACACTCAAtgttgcctcaatacagctgcgtgCTTCTGTCGCTAGGCTCTGTTGAAAcaacttctccatgcaaaccaggaagtgacctctccagacaatggaacaactcttcttttcttatctctgctgctGTGATTGCTGGGTGATGCAaatgctgttaggcagttgaatgcctATGTGCACTCCATCCATTTCCTCCCCCTCCACCTGGCGCAGTCATGgttgctggcaacccatgctacaccactgcagtGACCTCCCGCCCCAAGCAGTCAGTCCACATGAGTTACTTTAGGTGCACCCTGACCTTTATTTTCTTCTGAGTTGTGTTCCTTGTGTTCTTTCCAGAGAAGAAGGTGAAAAAATCTGACTGTGGAGAATGGCAATGGAGCGTTTGTGTCCCTACTAGCGGAGACTGTGGTCTAGGGACCCGTGAGGGCACCCGGACTGGAGTTGATTGTAAGCAAACAATGAAGACGCAAAGGTGTAAGATCCCCTGCAACTGGAAGAAGCAATTTGGAGGTAATGTTCACAGGGCTGAGATTAACCATTATGCTAAGTATGAGTACATACCTTGAACCATTTGTTAGATTAGGCATTGCCAATATTTCTGAGCCGGAGGGCGCctttggaattttgaggaagtgcCGTGGGCCACCATGGGATGACATACAGTATCAGAAAAAGGAAGCTGTGGAGGCGTCATAGGACAAAAGTGAGTTTTCAAGCTCCATTCATTTCTCCAAAAGTTCAAAAAAGAATcagtgtgattttatttttttaagatagcCATGTCAGACTGAGTAGGTTAATTAGCTCATCAAAGTctttgggagaacaggaaatttTGAGCAACAGGAAGTCAgtttgatgagacagttaaatgaTAAAGCAATGGTGAAAAGTAATTAGGAGCAACATTCTGTTGCCTTCATTTGCTGGAGATTTGAGCATATCATTCCTACTAAATTAGGCATTTCTCTTCCATCAGGATTAAGATTTGTGGAGCATTTATTTTTCTGATGCAGGGTGAAAGGAAAACCTAGTGAAAATGCAATATCCCACAAGGCAATTTTCTGTAGTAAAACATAAGTAAAGGCAGACAGGTGGGCAGAGAGATAATTCATTTGGTTTCATGATCATGTTGAAAAATTCTGGGCATGAGGAATTCACTTTTTGCATTTGTGTGCAAGTGTGACTTGAGAAGTTCTGCAGCTACCCAGACTAATGTGCAGAGTAAAACACAGTTACcctttggattttgcacttctccaaattctgtaATGCAGATTTTGGCTTCAAAAATCAAAGTCcccagggaagagggattgattactAAGCTCCTTTCGGAATTGTAGCTCTCATGAGGCGAATATAGtttccctaacaactctcagaacccttaatgaactacagctcccagaattctttaggggggaagccatgactgtttaaagtggtatcctaggtgtttaaatgcatggtgtaaatgtggcctCAGAGTGTGGCCctacagtccagcaacatctggaaggctaaaggctccccatccctggtataaAAGAGGTTGGTCCTAGATGACCTAACATAAATATTAGCAAAAGTAATTGGAACAAAAAAGCAATACCATTTTTGCCCTGTTGGGGAAGGAAGCTACCCTATATACAAGGATGTTCAAGTAGCCATATTTTGTTCTTACCTTTCAACGGCTGATAATAAAATATTATGTGCTCACTTATATTTTTTGTGTAGCGGAGTGTAAATACCAGTTCCAGGCATGGGGAGAGTGTGACCTAAACACTGCCTTGAAGACTCGAACTGGGAACCTCAAGCGAGCCCTACACAATGCAGACTGCCAGAAGACGGTCACCATCTCAAAGCCCTGTGGGAAGCTTACCAAACCCAAACCTCAAGGTAACACACATTTGCAAATCATTGATGTAGAGCCTTTCCCATCATTCCAACATTGCTCTCGGTCTCTTTGAACTCTTGCCTTggcagggaagggccatagctgagtGGCTTGCAGTACAGCTAGCCCTAGATTCAGTCTTcagcatctctagttaaaaggacAGGTAAGCAGGGGCACAGGCCTGTTTGAGAGCTGACTAGAGTTTCGCAGACTGTGTAAGCAGGAACAAAAAACTCAGACCACGAAAGGGAAATGGACAATGCAGTTTTACTGAGTGCAAAGCAATGAACATGCCCACAAAGCCATCATGCAACCATTCAAAACAAACATCCACAAGGCTTCAGCCACAAGAGGGAATATAATTACCATTCAAAGATGGCTCCCTCCAAGCTAAAACACACCTCCAGGAAAGAGTAATCTTCAAGAGAAGACTTTTCTGATCAGTCCAGGCCAACGATTCCCCAGTGGAACAGACAGACAGTCCTGCACTGTGTTCTCCAGGGACAATGCCTCATATTCAACTGGCAGAACTGGAGCTATTTGTGTCAGATGTTATTACTTGCTTAATTTCCCCTATTTTTTCCTACACCCCACACTTGCAAAAATTGGCTGATAACTTCATGGTACCCTTgcatggagggacgcgggtggcgctgtgggttaaaccacagagcctaggacttgccgatcaggaggtcagcggttcaaagccccgcgacggggtgagctcctgttgctcggtccctgctcctgccaacctagcagtttgaaagcacatcaaagtgcaagtagataaataggtactgctctggcaggaaagtaaatggcatttccatgtgctgctctggttcaccagaagcggcttagtcatgctggccacatgccctggaagctgtacgctggctccctcggccagtaaagtgagatgagcgccgcaaccccagagtcggccacaactggacctaatggtcaggggtccctttaccttacccttgCATGGTTTCATTAACTACCACCCACAAAGCATGAAACCTCAATCAGATGTATTGGTAAGCATCAGTCTGAAAGAGGAAGGATGGAACCAAAAGATGGAATCAAGCCCTCTCTTTACATTGGCATCTTCCTCTGCCATTTCTGTTGTTGACAGAATCCTTCAGCATCTCTTGCTGCAGCTCCCATTATTGCATCACCCTCTAGCCAGGTTGAACTAAAGACTACCAATGAAATGACTGCCTATGGCATTCCTTTAGAATAGATCTTGTCAATGCATCTTATATTGTCTGAAAGAAACTACTGATAAAGGAGATCTAGGATTTATAGACAATTGACTGAAAGTAAGGTTTGCCACCATAAAACGCTTAgaggttttgttacaatcaagAGGTATATAATACATAAATATGTTAAGAAAGGGAACACCTCCTTTGGCTGTGAAGGATAGGGAGTGTTGCCTTAAAGATAAAACTAAGCCATTTTGTCAAGGTCTAAGAAGAAAGGCAAGCTGTTGAAAAAAGTTGTAGAAAGATTCTTTTTGTTTTGTAGGTCCCCAAATGACAAATGTTCTGATAAGATAAATCTGTGTGCTTGGTTTACACTTGAGCTATATTTAGGATGATCTTATAATAAGAAGGGCATTATCTGTCCTTCCCCTTCTTGtcttttaaattaaaaacctATTTATTCTGCCCTGAAACTTCTATAAACACTGAAGCAGTTCTAGTTTATGGTTTGGAATCCTCCCCTCCACCTCTACTTTTCCTTTCATTTGATTCCTTCTTCCTAAACCATGTCTACTTCCTTACCCTTCCTAGTGGTTGATTTTCGACTTTGACTCTGCAGCCAGGAACACGTTTCTGTTTGCCGTTTAACTGTAATATACAATGCCCAGGTATTGTTAGACACTTATTACTGTAATGATGTTTATGATGCTGCTGCTGGTGAAGATGATCAGGATTTTGGACAGCTTCAGAAAAGTGAAAAATGTGAAGGAATAATTTACCATGTAAGCCCCAGAACACAGAGATCTGCATGCTCAACCACAGGCATACCTGTGTCAATCCCAGATAAataaggttgttttttaaaaaggagaagttCTAATTAATTGGGTCTTTTAATGAACTCTGCAGCTGTAACAAGTGCTGTGTGCACAGGGGAACTGATAGCAGGAACTGAAGCTGTGAAATGTACCACTGTGTCTAAGACAAGGAATTGTGTGCCCATCACAAAAGGTGCGCTGCATGGATGCTTGTTTACTGGTTCAGAGTTCCTGCTGCCACCTGAAAAACAGGAGAGCCTAATCAAATATCGCAGTTTTCTTTTGGTTTACTTGCTCTGGATAATGAGATGGATGCAGGATAGAAAACAAAGGAGGCAGGAGCCCTTTAAAGCTGTGTGTCTCAAACATTTTACCTTCAGGGAAGACTTCATGCTGACGTTTTGTCTCTGTACTGCAGAAGATTTGAGGAAGAGTGGGGGAAGAAATCATCATGACTCCATGCAAACCAAGAGTAGAAGCTAGAAAATACCCACCACTGTTCCTTAGCTGTACATTGAGGGAacatagttcagttggtagagcatgagattgggttgtgggttcaagccctaccttgggcaaaagattcctgcatagcagggggttggactggatgacccttgtggtccgttccaactctacaattctatgattctatacacaTCCTGCTGGATTGGGCAAATggtccaactagtccagcatcctgttcttgcagtggtcaaccagatgcctgtaggaagcccacaagtgggACATGAGTACAACATTGCAACTTCCAGCAGCTGGCTTTAAGAGGCGTGCTATCTCTGATAGAAAAGATATGGCATAgatattgtggctagtagccattgatagctatATCTTCAattaatttgcctaatcctcctttaaggccattcaagttggtgtCCGTCATTACATCCCATGGGAGCGATTGTtggactatgtgctgtgtgaagatcaTTGATTCCTGTTCAGTGTTGACATGTGAGCCACCAaaaaaaacataggaagctgtcttctaccGAGTTGGACTATcgatccatctaactcagtatcgtTTACACTGATTATACTGACTAACTCTCTGGGGTTTCTGACCAGTGACATCCCCAGCCGTACCTGGCAATGCTGGAGAgggaatctgggatcttctgcatgcaaaacatttgcTCTAGATAGAGAGGATAAGAAgacctctgaagacggtttgggaAATTCGCTCACCGGGGGAAGATGGTTTGAGAATTTTACACTGATCTTtgctcaactgcactggctgccaattagtttccaggcccaattcaaagtgctagttttgatctataaagactgaaatggctcaggaccacaataccttaaGCACAACCTCTTTCCATAAGAACCCACCTGGACCCTGCAACCATCACCTaaggcccttctccatgtgcctcctccatgagtggTCCAGAGGGCATAAGCACAAGAATGAGCCTTTCCTTCAGTGGCTCCCtatctgtggaacgctctccccagggaggctgacctggtgccttcattatttatttttagctgcCAGGCAAAAGTGTTTCtgtttaaccagacctttggctttgactgattaacattctgtgtccttttaaagtgtttgtgggagaggggtcattggtttgtttttgttcttctttttatcatgtattttgtgttctcattttgtatttttgtgttgtgaactgccccgtGATCTTTGGGAGAAGGGTGTTATACCaatccaataaataaaattaaaagttaGATAAATGAAACATCGTTTCCTTGCAATTAACATTGGTGCTCAATTTATAGTCTGCATGCCAATAGATTTAGAGCAGCACCGCAGTGGTGCAGAATTTTATATTATTGCCAATACTGCAAACAGTAGAATGGCAATTACTGGTATATTATGCAACACAAGGTGGTTTTATACAGATGTGGTGGCAGTaaagttttgctttgcttttgcttttgttttaaagttgAAATATAGTAATTAAGAGAATGTGTTGAATGCTTCTAtaccatatacagtcataccttgggttacagacgcttcaggttgcgttttttcagatTACGaacctgccgaaacccggaaatacCGGAACAGGTtttttccgggttttggcggttgcacatgtgctttgtgcatgtgcagaagttccgaattgcaacccatgcgtacgcagacgcgccgctgcaggtggcgaacactgcgggttgcaaatgtgcatcccacacagatcacgttcgcaacctgagcatccactttAATCATCTGGTCTGTTTGCTGTAAGAAATGTGTTCCAGAAAGTCAGCAAATGGTAGTTTCAGATCTATTAGTGTCTCACAAACACTGGAAAATAGTTATGATGCCACAAAGCAAAAAAGGTATCACTATTGTTAAATTAATAAGTACTACctaaaatacaatttttaaaaaatttccttGGATACAGAGTGTTAATGGGGCTCTGCTCATGAGGTTTTTTAAAACCACCAGTATAGGATAGCCCTTCTAGATATTCCACTGACAAAGGCAATAAACACAGGGTGGGGACAGTGATGGGCTGCAACCTTTCCGTTTGATGCTTTCATTGATGCCTGAAAGGGGTGTCCATGCAAGCACCTCCTTCCAGGTGTGTACAGAGAGTGGAAGGTGAgtcagcgtctccacccccatcgttcagcccggacactgaggtccaactctgagggccttctggtggttccatccCTACGagaagagaagttacagggaaccaggcagagggccttctcggcagtggcacctgccctgtggaacaccctcccatcagatgtcaaggagataaacaactatctaacttttagaagacatcgttCTGGggagcctgcaatgcaggaatctcagctgaagcatcaaTTCTTAATTCATTAATTGCATTTATGGCTCATCTTTCTTCCTTGGAACTCAAGGCAGAGTCCCCTGCCTTGGCTAGATGGTCCCCCATCTAGACAGTGACCAGACCTTGACCAACAATGCTGTGGCATGTTTGCTTTATTGTGGGCCTTCAGGCGGTGTCCTGCGAGGTTTTTTTTCTGGTGACTGTTGCTTCCTGGAGATCCCCTTCTGTGGCTGCTCATTGGTGCCTGATAGAGTCCATCTGGACTGATGTAACTTGAAAGGCTTTTCCATGGAAGGGAAGCAACTGAATGGGCAACACATCACATGTTGCCATGTCTCTGGTCCTAATTCCACCCCTAGGTGTCCCTCTTTTTTGCAGCTTGTGTCGACCGCTTGTTGCTCATGCTGTGGCCTGTAGTGCcaccttctgccagcaggtgctgctgtttcctgacaagtgtctTTCCACCAGGGTTCCAAAAACCCAAAGATGAAGCAGCCCACATTTAAACAAagatgcttgtttttttaaaaatagaacccACAAACGTCAGCTCCCAAAGACAGGTAAACAGTCACAGGGAGAGAACCACTCATCTTGATCATTTGCAGAGACTTGTTAACAGGAGTTTGGAGGCTGAGAGCACCTGAAACTGCCTCTTGTGAAGTATCTTGGCTTATGAGTATCTTGGCTGAATTATCAAATCTATGAGAGAGCTTCTCTAGTGGGCTGAAAAGGAGGaagatcttttttctttctttctttgaactCTCCCAGGGAATCTCAGTAGACTGGGTCTTCTCAACCACCCACAGCCACACAGTTCAGCCCTGTAAAATGAGAGGAGCCAAGTTGCTATGTATTAAGTTTGCTCAGTTTGAACTCAGCCCAATATTATCCAGATTTGCATAAAACGTATataacttatatgcagaaaatGTGCTAACATATGTATTGCTGCACATTCATTAATCATTGCTGTAGGCAACGACTGTGACCAGGTTCTTGGGGTACTTGCTAAATCTGCTGTTCAGAAGCTAACTGCTAATGGGCAGCTTCAAGTTCCTTGCTGTTCTTCCTTccttatacagggtgagtcttttaaaagatgacctgtggatacagagtacacaagTTCcgtggggcctcttttaaaagactcaccctgtatttaCACTGAACACTGGacaacccttttttaaaagggggggggcacattcAAAACAGAGGACTGACAGACCGTCAAATGGAGGATTGACCTTTGTAAAGTAAGGCACATGGCCATTTCGCTGTATAGGACTGCACTTAAGAAGGACCGTTTCCAGTTTGTATTTTAGGAGAACTATGCACATTACATCAGAGATGGCCAGTGCTCTTTTcctatacaataataataataatttattatttgtaccccacccatctggctgggtttccccagccactctgggcggcttccaacaaagaccaaaaatacactaagatgtcacacattaaaaacttccctgaacacagctgccttcagatgtcttctgaatgtcaggtagttgtttatctctttgacatcttatgggagggtgttccacagggtgggtgccactaccgagaaggccctctgcctggttctctgtagctttgcttctcacagtgagggaaccaccagaaggccctcggcgctggacctcagtgtccgggcagaacaatgggggtggagacgctccttcaggtatactgggccgaggccgtttagggctttaaaggtcaacaccaacactttgaattgtgcttggaaacgtacttctagaaaaagaggtgccggaactcaccatgaacgtcttccttgttctcttagaatggcaatggcgcccacctgagaggtgccagaactgagttccagtgagttccagctgaaaaaaagccctggggatgGCTAACCCATGTGCCACAGGCCATATCCCCCTTCCAACATTTTAAAGTGGCTCCTCAAACCCCCTCAGATTTGTCAGTTTTCTGCTTGCTTCTCATCCACACATTCCTTGCTAGCTATTTCAGATATTTTTAGGTGTCAAAGACACATTTGGTCCCCACATCTCTTATTACCTGTAGTAGGGGCCTTTTTTGCCTCAGGGAATTGTCACTGCAAGAAGTTCTAAGACTTTGGGAAATGGTAAATGAGGTTTTCCTCCTGTTTCTTAAGACCTTCTTGAAATAGGGGGGCCATCATAAGAAGGCTTCAGGAAACAGGAATGGAGGgcagctgcttttaaagatgAAAGAGCAGCAAACTGGTATTTAAGTTGTGAGTCTTGGTGTATAGTAGTGTATACTAGTTGCCATTGCAA
Coding sequences within:
- the PTN gene encoding pleiotrophin isoform X1, which produces MQKRQEQSRVFTAVLFAFIFLLAAVSTTEAGKKEKPEKKVKKSDCGEWQWSVCVPTSGDCGLGTREGTRTGVDCKQTMKTQRCKIPCNWKKQFGAECKYQFQAWGECDLNTALKTRTGNLKRALHNADCQKTVTISKPCGKLTKPKPQGTFTFMTCMRKIASWSFALCIRLLRSKSHLIPGQCLCAVGLFAYLLRIFTQFH
- the PTN gene encoding pleiotrophin isoform X2, producing MQKRQEQSRVFTAVLFAFIFLLAAVSTTEAGKKEKPEKKVKKSDCGEWQWSVCVPTSGDCGLGTREGTRTGVDCKQTMKTQRCKIPCNWKKQFGAECKYQFQAWGECDLNTALKTRTGNLKRALHNADCQKTVTISKPCGKLTKPKPQEPKKKKKEGKKQEKTLE